One part of the Dehalococcoidia bacterium genome encodes these proteins:
- a CDS encoding VirB8/TrbF family protein — protein sequence MNKQSKPADAPSAHEQLNPYISARREWNERYGDYVSQAKNWRIVAVLSGITAIMAVAGVVYIGAQSKFIPYVVAVDQHGSAVAAGIADRASAADPRVIRSLIGRFITDLRGVISDQQAEKAAIDRVYSMLPSGAASTTVISGWFKEQSPFSRAATETISVEVESILPISDKSWQVDFRETARSPNGMLLSKKRYRATLTTELSPVTNEKLIRLNPIGLFVTEISITQIL from the coding sequence TTGAACAAGCAATCCAAACCCGCCGATGCCCCATCGGCGCATGAACAGCTCAATCCGTATATTTCCGCGCGTCGGGAATGGAATGAGCGCTACGGCGATTATGTGTCGCAGGCCAAAAACTGGCGCATTGTGGCGGTGTTATCCGGGATCACGGCAATTATGGCGGTGGCCGGTGTTGTTTATATCGGCGCGCAGAGCAAATTCATTCCCTATGTGGTGGCTGTCGATCAGCACGGCAGCGCTGTGGCCGCCGGTATTGCCGACCGGGCTTCAGCCGCTGATCCGCGTGTGATTCGCTCGCTCATCGGGCGATTCATTACCGATTTGCGCGGGGTGATTTCCGATCAGCAAGCCGAGAAGGCAGCTATTGATCGGGTGTATTCCATGCTTCCCTCGGGCGCTGCTTCGACCACCGTTATTTCGGGCTGGTTCAAAGAACAATCGCCCTTTTCCCGTGCGGCGACGGAAACCATTTCCGTGGAGGTGGAGAGCATTCTGCCGATTTCTGATAAATCCTGGCAGGTCGATTTCCGCGAAACCGCCCGCTCGCCCAATGGCATGTTGCTTTCTAAAAAGCGCTACCGCGCCACGCTGACCACCGAACTCTCCCCCGTCACCAACGAGAAATTGATTCGCCTGAATCC